From the Armatimonadota bacterium genome, one window contains:
- the nrfD gene encoding polysulfide reductase NrfD: MPVDQKFDQRLLTGDHTNESIDATLGNIVLDPKSHKRPWMVMVGIGFLFVNIMLISITVLVFTGIGIWGNNQPVGWGFDIINFVWWIGIGHAGTLISAILLLMRQRWRNSINRFAEAMTIFAVMCAGIYPLLHTGRPWVAYWLLPYPNIMGLWPQFRSPLIWDVFAISTYFLVSVMFWYVGLVPDLGTLRDRSKKRISQLVYGVLSLGWRGSARHWHRYMHASIILAGLSAPLVLSVHSIISFDFAMSIVPGWNVTIFPPYFVAGAVYAGFAVVIALLVPLRRWYGLQEFVTMKHMDWMARVMLATGLIVVYGYAMEWFYAWYSGEPVELSLIYNKMHLFDAPYSWIYYLLLLCNFVIPQMLWFPKIRQNLRALFWISIVISIGMWFERFVIIPMSLTRDYLPSAFGYYSPTIWDFAMFFGTIGFFIFMIFLFVRFLPMINIFEMKEMVHTEKHEDDSGQESEEARKN; the protein is encoded by the coding sequence ATGCCGGTTGACCAGAAGTTCGATCAGCGGCTGCTGACGGGCGACCACACCAACGAATCGATCGACGCCACGCTCGGCAACATCGTCCTCGATCCGAAGTCGCACAAGAGACCGTGGATGGTGATGGTCGGCATCGGTTTCTTGTTCGTCAACATCATGCTGATTTCGATCACGGTGCTGGTATTCACCGGCATCGGGATCTGGGGCAACAACCAGCCGGTTGGCTGGGGGTTCGACATCATCAACTTCGTTTGGTGGATCGGCATCGGTCACGCGGGGACGCTGATCTCGGCGATCCTGCTGCTGATGCGGCAGCGCTGGCGCAACTCGATCAATCGATTTGCCGAAGCGATGACGATCTTCGCCGTGATGTGCGCAGGGATTTATCCGCTGTTGCACACCGGGCGTCCTTGGGTCGCGTACTGGCTGCTCCCTTATCCGAACATCATGGGGCTGTGGCCGCAGTTCCGATCTCCGCTGATTTGGGACGTGTTTGCGATCAGCACGTACTTCCTGGTCTCGGTGATGTTCTGGTACGTAGGGTTGGTGCCGGATCTCGGCACGTTGCGCGATCGCAGCAAGAAGCGCATCTCGCAGCTCGTCTACGGTGTCTTGTCGCTGGGGTGGCGCGGTTCTGCCCGACACTGGCACCGCTACATGCACGCTTCGATCATTCTTGCCGGGCTATCGGCCCCGCTCGTGCTGTCCGTCCACTCGATCATATCCTTCGACTTTGCGATGTCGATCGTTCCGGGGTGGAACGTTACGATCTTCCCGCCGTACTTCGTGGCTGGCGCCGTGTACGCCGGGTTTGCAGTCGTGATCGCGCTTCTTGTGCCGCTGCGCCGGTGGTACGGGCTCCAAGAGTTCGTCACGATGAAGCACATGGACTGGATGGCAAGGGTCATGCTGGCGACCGGCCTCATCGTGGTGTACGGGTACGCGATGGAGTGGTTCTATGCGTGGTACAGTGGCGAGCCGGTCGAACTGTCGCTCATCTACAACAAGATGCACCTGTTCGACGCCCCGTACTCTTGGATCTACTACCTGCTGCTGCTGTGCAATTTCGTCATCCCGCAGATGTTGTGGTTCCCGAAGATTCGGCAGAACTTGAGGGCTCTGTTCTGGATTTCAATCGTCATCAGCATCGGCATGTGGTTCGAACGGTTCGTGATCATTCCGATGAGCCTGACGCGCGACTACCTGCCGAGCGCGTTCGGATACTACTCGCCGACGATTTGGGACTTCGCGATGTTCTTTGGCACGATCGGGTTCTTCATCTTCATGATCTTCCTGTTCGTGCGGTTCCTCCCGATGATCAACATTTTCGAGATGAAGGAGATGGTGCACACTGAGAAGCACGAGGACGATTCCGGGCAGGAGTCGGAGGAGGCGAGGAAGAACTGA
- a CDS encoding protoheme IX farnesyltransferase: protein MANAKFARYAWIVLAYTIPVILFGAFVRAGLHGDGCGAFWPGCNGALIASGTDLSESIEFGHRVSSAVLLPLVLGLLFWAIRAFPRGHSARKAAGFVLLFTLTEGALGAGLVKFQWVAHDESLARVFAMAFHLINTFFLLGAQVLTAHFGAGGEGIRIKGQGSTGWAIMLGLGALLLLGVTGAITALGDTIFPVKSAFESLSQDLAPTSHVAERFRLLHPLIATSVGLFLLFACGLVSKNRPVGKARKYARWVVAGFILQMVLGIANVALQAPIWMQIIHLAVSDGIWIAMVLFGASALAQRFAQPVERREEAVAPQPQGLATMVKAYLALTKPRVVSLLLFTTVAAMFIAQRGWPGGWLVVFVSIGGYMAAGAANAFNMIVEQDLDLAMERTANRPTVQKVISTRNALIFGFAMMAGSFAILWAAANLLAAMMALCGLLFYFFIYTLALKRRTHYNIVIGGAAGAFPPLVGYAAVTGYLDPLAWYLFAIICLWTPVHFWALALLIKDDYAKAGVPMLPVVKGDRVTVIQIAVYTVLTAVITVMPLFQGHVGWVYLIGAGVLNLGLIAQSLQLLRYTDRPHARSLFKYSMVYLAALFVMFAVDRVVLLS, encoded by the coding sequence GTGGCTAACGCGAAGTTTGCGCGGTACGCGTGGATCGTCCTTGCTTACACAATCCCCGTCATCCTGTTCGGCGCGTTCGTTCGTGCCGGACTCCATGGAGACGGGTGCGGGGCGTTTTGGCCGGGATGCAACGGCGCGCTCATCGCGTCCGGCACGGATCTTAGCGAGAGCATCGAGTTCGGTCACCGAGTCAGCAGCGCGGTGCTGCTGCCCTTGGTCCTCGGGCTGCTGTTCTGGGCTATCAGGGCCTTCCCGCGCGGGCACTCGGCCAGGAAGGCCGCCGGCTTCGTCCTCTTGTTCACATTGACCGAAGGCGCCCTCGGAGCGGGCCTCGTCAAGTTCCAATGGGTTGCTCACGACGAGTCGCTCGCCAGAGTGTTCGCTATGGCGTTCCACCTGATCAACACGTTCTTCCTGCTCGGCGCCCAGGTGCTGACCGCGCACTTTGGGGCCGGGGGTGAGGGTATTAGGATCAAGGGACAGGGCTCTACCGGCTGGGCGATCATGCTCGGACTGGGGGCGCTTCTCCTACTTGGTGTCACGGGCGCGATCACGGCTCTCGGCGATACGATCTTTCCGGTCAAGTCTGCGTTTGAATCGCTCTCCCAAGACTTGGCCCCGACTTCGCACGTGGCGGAGCGGTTCCGTCTGCTCCACCCTCTGATCGCGACCTCCGTAGGGCTGTTCCTGCTCTTCGCCTGTGGGCTGGTCAGCAAGAACCGCCCAGTCGGCAAAGCTCGCAAATACGCGCGCTGGGTCGTCGCCGGCTTCATTCTGCAGATGGTGCTCGGGATTGCCAACGTTGCCCTCCAGGCGCCGATTTGGATGCAGATCATCCACCTTGCAGTCTCCGACGGCATCTGGATCGCCATGGTCTTGTTCGGCGCGTCCGCGCTCGCTCAGAGGTTTGCCCAGCCTGTCGAGCGGCGCGAAGAGGCGGTCGCGCCACAGCCCCAGGGGCTCGCGACTATGGTCAAGGCCTACCTCGCCCTGACAAAGCCTCGCGTTGTCAGCTTACTGCTGTTCACGACGGTGGCCGCCATGTTCATCGCGCAGCGCGGTTGGCCAGGCGGGTGGCTCGTGGTGTTCGTGTCGATCGGCGGATACATGGCCGCAGGCGCGGCGAACGCGTTCAACATGATCGTCGAACAGGACCTGGACCTCGCGATGGAGCGCACGGCGAACCGGCCGACGGTGCAGAAGGTGATCTCCACGCGCAACGCGCTGATCTTCGGGTTTGCGATGATGGCGGGCTCGTTCGCGATCCTGTGGGCTGCCGCGAACCTTCTCGCCGCGATGATGGCTCTCTGCGGCCTGCTCTTCTACTTCTTCATCTACACCCTTGCGCTCAAGCGGCGGACGCACTACAACATCGTAATCGGGGGTGCAGCCGGTGCATTTCCTCCGCTCGTGGGCTATGCAGCGGTCACAGGCTATTTGGATCCGCTGGCTTGGTATCTGTTCGCGATCATCTGTCTTTGGACGCCCGTCCACTTCTGGGCACTCGCCCTGTTGATCAAGGACGACTACGCAAAAGCAGGCGTACCGATGCTGCCAGTCGTGAAGGGCGATCGCGTTACTGTCATCCAAATCGCGGTTTACACCGTCTTGACTGCTGTGATCACTGTGATGCCGCTTTTCCAGGGACACGTCGGCTGGGTTTATTTGATCGGTGCCGGGGTGCTCAATCTAGGTCTGATCGCACAGAGTTTGCAACTGCTGCGATACACTGACCGCCCGCACGCGCGCTCACTCTTCAAGTACTCGATGGTCTATCTCGCCGCACTGTTCGTCATGTTTGCCGTCGATAGGGTGGTGCTGCTTTCGTGA
- a CDS encoding cytochrome c → MKRSRVLQAACAAIFVFSIVGCHNDMWLQPKVMAQDKSEFYADNMASRMPVRGTVQYLKPRTDDVYYGYIDGKLVEEFPIVVTEEVIRRGQERFNIFCLNCHGALGDGNGMIAKRGFNLQRPVATYHTDRLREMPVGHFFDVISNGYGAMYSLAARITPEDRWAVVAYVRVLQRSQNATLDDVPVEQRDLMDAPELQLDDENDASTGGGHD, encoded by the coding sequence ATGAAGCGTTCTAGAGTTCTTCAGGCGGCGTGCGCGGCGATCTTTGTTTTCTCGATCGTCGGGTGCCACAACGACATGTGGCTGCAGCCGAAGGTGATGGCGCAGGACAAGAGCGAGTTCTACGCCGACAACATGGCAAGCCGTATGCCCGTGCGAGGCACGGTGCAGTATCTGAAGCCCAGAACGGATGATGTCTATTACGGCTATATCGACGGCAAGCTCGTCGAGGAGTTCCCGATCGTCGTCACCGAAGAGGTTATTCGGCGGGGCCAAGAGAGGTTCAACATCTTCTGTCTGAACTGCCACGGCGCGCTGGGCGACGGCAACGGGATGATCGCTAAGCGCGGATTCAACCTTCAGCGTCCGGTCGCGACGTACCACACCGATCGGCTGCGCGAAATGCCCGTCGGTCACTTTTTCGACGTGATCTCGAACGGCTACGGCGCGATGTACTCACTCGCGGCGCGCATCACGCCGGAGGATCGGTGGGCGGTCGTGGCTTACGTGCGCGTCTTGCAGCGAAGCCAGAACGCGACGCTCGACGATGTGCCGGTAGAGCAGCGAGACTTGATGGACGCGCCCGAACTACAGCTCGACGATGAGAACGACGCGAGCACAGGAGGAGGGCACGACTAG
- a CDS encoding cytochrome c3 family protein yields MAQLFSPSANTKATVGLLLAAGVPFTIFYLGSTITRSPFNTGVTVPLDQPVPFSHKHHAVELGIDCRFCHSAVENGPVAGLPATEVCMSCHSQIWTNSPLLDMVRDSYETGVPIEWVRVNNLPDFVYFNHSIHIDRGVNCNVCHGSITQMAITSKGQTFHMSWCLECHNNPEKFLYQVEGAGDMSPRQQVFLLYQKIIAGDKLTPAEHNIAEGLMERVPKDKYHENLEVMEKLGVNLTQMADCYVCHR; encoded by the coding sequence ATGGCGCAGTTGTTTTCGCCCAGTGCGAACACTAAGGCGACCGTCGGGCTGCTTCTAGCGGCGGGGGTGCCGTTCACGATCTTCTATTTGGGATCGACGATTACTCGGTCGCCGTTCAACACGGGCGTCACGGTTCCGCTTGACCAGCCTGTGCCGTTCAGCCACAAGCACCACGCTGTCGAATTGGGCATCGACTGTCGGTTCTGTCACTCAGCGGTGGAGAACGGCCCGGTTGCCGGACTGCCGGCGACCGAGGTGTGCATGAGCTGCCACTCGCAGATTTGGACCAACAGCCCCCTGCTCGACATGGTGCGGGACAGTTACGAAACTGGCGTGCCGATCGAGTGGGTCCGCGTGAACAACCTGCCGGACTTCGTGTACTTCAACCACAGCATCCACATCGACCGTGGGGTGAACTGCAACGTCTGCCACGGCTCGATCACGCAGATGGCGATCACGTCGAAGGGGCAGACGTTCCATATGTCCTGGTGCCTGGAGTGCCACAACAACCCTGAAAAGTTCTTGTATCAGGTCGAAGGCGCCGGCGATATGTCACCAAGGCAGCAGGTGTTCTTGCTGTATCAGAAAATCATCGCCGGCGACAAGCTCACGCCGGCAGAGCACAACATCGCCGAAGGGCTAATGGAGCGCGTGCCAAAGGACAAGTACCACGAGAACTTGGAGGTTATGGAGAAGCTCGGCGTCAACCTGACGCAAATGGCGGACTGCTACGTTTGTCACAGATGA
- a CDS encoding DUF3341 domain-containing protein — protein MSHRDTSPKPYGVVAAFTTPEELLAATKKAKSSGYKDMEAYSPIPVEGIIEVFEWKDDRLGYIVFFGGLIGIAAGLGLQVWSQGIAYAHNVGGKPYLTLPMFLPVFYEATILFAALAATVGMFMLNGLPKPHHPIFNAEVGPRASQDRFLLCIEATDAQFSRESVVEFLNSTGAESVEYIETSEGY, from the coding sequence ATGTCGCACCGAGACACATCGCCAAAGCCGTACGGAGTGGTCGCCGCGTTTACGACCCCGGAGGAGCTGCTCGCCGCGACCAAGAAGGCCAAGTCGAGCGGCTACAAAGACATGGAGGCGTATTCGCCGATCCCTGTAGAAGGGATCATCGAAGTCTTTGAGTGGAAGGACGACCGCCTCGGATACATCGTGTTCTTCGGCGGGCTGATTGGCATCGCCGCGGGGCTCGGGCTCCAGGTGTGGAGCCAGGGGATTGCCTACGCTCACAACGTTGGCGGAAAGCCGTACCTCACGCTTCCGATGTTCTTGCCCGTCTTCTACGAGGCCACGATCCTCTTCGCTGCGCTTGCTGCTACCGTCGGTATGTTCATGCTGAACGGGCTTCCGAAGCCGCACCATCCGATCTTCAACGCCGAAGTCGGCCCGCGAGCCTCGCAAGATCGATTCCTGCTGTGCATCGAGGCCACCGACGCCCAGTTCAGCAGAGAGTCGGTCGTGGAGTTCTTGAACTCGACAGGCGCGGAGTCGGTCGAGTACATCGAAACCTCGGAGGGCTACTGA
- a CDS encoding TAT-variant-translocated molybdopterin oxidoreductase: MMSDSDTEQMRPDRGKQASGPKYWKSLEQLVGSPEIEKWAEDEFPYRKDLASIDRRDFLKVMGASLMFAGVGAAGCRTTPESRIVPYIIAPEDRPLGETVQYATSHTVGGYAIGLLATSYEGRPIRLDGNPLHPTSESGVDARTQAQILGMYDPDRLRSVQDRGEFSTWISFLKDAREKLAAGEANDGSRIAILTESVGSPSLASQIRAFQSKYPGAQWYQYDAVNRDSVRQGAVAAFGQHVETRYRFDRANVILAVDSNTFMEGPGAVRYMSDIMGGRQIDADHEGMNRIYVVEHAPSTLGVTADHRIPLKPSQMLQFVRALAAELGMSGAAGVSAPDGVSKEWIAALAADLMANGGASVVVPGDHLPPSVHAVVHGVNEFLGNVGRTVIHTEPVLPKPADSAAEIRNLVTAMESGLDMLLILGGNPVYDAPADLGFVEALKGVSLTAHLSLHADETGAACDWELPDSHFLESWSDGRAFDGTASIQQPLIEPLYDCKSAHELLDALAGESREGLEIVRSYWRSNWNADASDDEFDKLWRVALSKGVLAGTEASEIQVQVIEGLLSGIPKSMKSSELELVILPDPTVYDGRYANNGWLQELPKPISNLTWDNSIQMSHATALKHGVEIDKKYLFVPAVRDADVFKLTANGRSVEGAVYVNLGMADDVIVVHLGYGRTRGGRIIESDDRTKHGGGFSAYRVRDSRNMSMTTEGVKLQKTKETYPLANTQFHNTIDVTEVDSDREIFQEMTLERFRNLNSGVEELPEKHEAPSMYDNDRNLLSGIFPDVNADDDANYQWAMTIDLTLCTGCNACVMACVAENNIPVVNKYQVQRGREMHWIRIDRYYTGGSSDEWPIKNPQIKFQPVTCMHCEHAPCEPVCPVAATIHSKEGLNQMVYNRCVGTRYCSNNCPYKVRRFNFLNYANLHGIAVKDMRHNPSVTVRGRGVMEKCTYCVQRINETRITAKKERRKIGGDEVRTACQVACPTNAIVFGDKSNEASVVAKSRKDKRNYILLEMVNTRPRTTYLARVTNLNEEVGV; the protein is encoded by the coding sequence ATGATGAGCGACAGCGATACCGAGCAGATGAGGCCCGATCGGGGCAAGCAAGCTTCCGGGCCTAAGTATTGGAAGAGCCTGGAGCAACTTGTGGGCTCTCCCGAAATCGAGAAGTGGGCCGAAGACGAATTCCCGTATCGCAAGGATCTGGCGAGCATCGACCGGCGCGACTTCTTGAAGGTGATGGGCGCATCGCTCATGTTCGCAGGGGTGGGTGCCGCTGGCTGTCGAACGACCCCGGAAAGCCGGATAGTTCCCTACATCATTGCCCCAGAGGACAGACCTCTGGGCGAAACCGTGCAGTACGCCACGTCGCACACCGTAGGCGGCTATGCGATCGGTTTGTTGGCCACAAGCTACGAGGGCCGACCGATACGGCTCGACGGCAACCCTCTTCACCCTACAAGCGAATCGGGGGTCGATGCGCGGACGCAGGCTCAGATTCTAGGCATGTACGACCCCGACCGGCTCAGGTCGGTGCAGGATCGCGGCGAATTCAGCACGTGGATTAGCTTTCTGAAGGACGCCAGAGAGAAGCTTGCAGCCGGCGAGGCGAACGATGGGTCCAGAATCGCCATCTTGACTGAGAGTGTCGGCTCGCCGTCGTTGGCCAGTCAGATCAGGGCGTTCCAGAGCAAATACCCTGGAGCGCAGTGGTACCAGTACGACGCGGTGAATCGCGACAGCGTTCGCCAGGGCGCGGTCGCAGCTTTCGGCCAGCACGTCGAGACGCGGTACCGTTTCGATCGTGCAAACGTGATCCTCGCAGTGGACTCGAACACCTTCATGGAAGGCCCGGGAGCGGTTCGATACATGTCCGACATCATGGGCGGTCGGCAGATCGACGCGGACCACGAGGGCATGAACCGCATCTATGTGGTCGAGCATGCACCAAGCACCTTGGGCGTGACCGCCGACCACAGGATTCCGCTGAAGCCGTCGCAGATGTTGCAGTTCGTTCGCGCGCTCGCCGCGGAGTTGGGCATGAGCGGCGCTGCCGGCGTCTCGGCGCCCGACGGCGTGAGCAAAGAGTGGATCGCCGCCCTGGCCGCCGACTTGATGGCGAACGGCGGCGCGAGCGTTGTCGTGCCGGGCGACCACTTGCCTCCTTCGGTACATGCGGTCGTGCACGGCGTAAACGAGTTCCTGGGCAACGTCGGCAGGACGGTCATCCACACTGAGCCGGTTCTGCCGAAGCCAGCCGACAGCGCCGCCGAGATCCGAAACTTGGTCACGGCGATGGAGTCCGGGCTCGATATGTTGTTGATACTGGGCGGGAACCCGGTGTACGACGCGCCTGCCGATCTGGGGTTCGTCGAGGCGCTCAAGGGCGTTTCGCTCACGGCGCACCTATCGCTGCACGCCGATGAAACAGGCGCTGCGTGCGACTGGGAGCTGCCGGACTCTCACTTTCTGGAGTCCTGGTCGGACGGTCGCGCATTCGACGGCACCGCCTCGATACAGCAGCCGCTCATCGAGCCGCTCTACGACTGTAAGTCGGCGCACGAACTGCTCGATGCGCTGGCAGGAGAGTCTCGAGAAGGGCTCGAGATCGTGCGGAGCTACTGGCGCTCGAATTGGAACGCCGACGCTAGCGACGATGAGTTTGACAAGCTTTGGCGAGTTGCACTGAGCAAGGGCGTTTTGGCTGGAACGGAGGCGTCCGAGATCCAGGTGCAAGTGATCGAGGGGCTCCTGAGCGGGATTCCGAAGTCGATGAAATCGTCAGAGCTTGAACTCGTGATCCTGCCCGATCCAACCGTGTACGACGGGAGGTACGCGAACAACGGATGGCTGCAAGAGCTTCCCAAACCGATCTCCAACTTGACGTGGGACAACTCGATCCAGATGAGCCACGCCACCGCGCTCAAGCACGGGGTCGAGATCGACAAGAAGTACCTGTTCGTACCGGCGGTTCGCGACGCGGACGTCTTCAAGCTGACGGCCAACGGTCGGAGCGTGGAGGGGGCTGTCTACGTGAACCTCGGCATGGCCGACGACGTGATCGTCGTTCATCTCGGCTACGGCAGAACGCGCGGCGGTCGGATCATCGAGTCGGACGACAGGACCAAGCACGGCGGCGGTTTCAGCGCATACCGGGTGCGCGACAGCCGGAACATGTCGATGACGACCGAGGGCGTGAAGCTTCAAAAGACGAAAGAGACGTATCCGCTGGCGAACACGCAGTTCCACAACACGATCGACGTCACCGAGGTCGACAGCGACCGCGAGATCTTCCAGGAGATGACGCTGGAGCGGTTCAGGAACCTGAACAGCGGCGTCGAGGAGCTGCCGGAGAAGCACGAAGCGCCGTCGATGTACGACAACGACAGGAACCTTCTGAGCGGCATCTTCCCCGACGTGAACGCCGACGACGACGCGAACTACCAGTGGGCCATGACCATCGACCTCACGCTGTGCACGGGCTGCAACGCGTGCGTGATGGCGTGCGTCGCGGAGAACAACATCCCGGTAGTCAACAAGTACCAAGTTCAGCGCGGTCGCGAGATGCACTGGATACGCATCGACCGCTACTACACCGGCGGCAGCAGCGACGAGTGGCCGATAAAGAACCCGCAGATCAAGTTTCAGCCGGTCACGTGCATGCATTGCGAGCATGCCCCGTGCGAGCCGGTCTGTCCGGTCGCAGCGACCATCCACAGCAAGGAAGGGCTGAACCAGATGGTTTACAACCGGTGCGTCGGAACGCGCTATTGCTCGAACAACTGCCCGTACAAGGTTCGCCGGTTCAACTTCCTCAACTACGCGAACCTGCACGGAATCGCAGTCAAGGACATGCGGCACAACCCGTCGGTGACGGTTCGCGGCAGGGGCGTGATGGAGAAGTGCACGTACTGCGTCCAGCGCATCAACGAGACTAGGATTACTGCGAAGAAGGAGCGGCGCAAGATAGGCGGCGACGAAGTGCGGACGGCGTGCCAGGTGGCGTGCCCGACGAACGCGATCGTGTTCGGCGACAAGAGCAACGAGGCGAGCGTGGTCGCCAAGTCGCGAAAGGACAAGCGCAACTATATCCTGCTGGAAATGGTGAACACTCGGCCGCGCACTACGTACCTCGCGCGGGTCACGAACCTGAACGAGGAGGTCGGCGTCTAG